In Bacilli bacterium, one genomic interval encodes:
- a CDS encoding phosphomevalonate kinase → MTWDCLQIKAPGKLFIAGEYAVLEPYQSSVVIAVDRYILAKIEKNEENSIALPDLGVGQTAWRYADGTAVFSPSDERFRFVGSAIETSLRYLQEHQINLKTFRLTITSELDDPSGRKYGLGSSAAVVVAVVSAILHFHGSAVKLSRSLLFKLAAIAHLRAQGNGSGADVAAAVFGGWIKYASFQADWLLRRIRQTEHLTTIIDEPWPFLAVDELYPIPDLHVCVGWTGQPASTSGLIKQVQAIRETSPEMYQEFLQSSMTAVKELTAAFAKSEVAPALAGIARNRAALKKLGDLAQAMIETPELTELCRLAEKYNGAGKPSGAGGGDCGIALIAGEANAERLRAAWRQAGITPLRLNVDFQGVAVSEQSAFGMKLV, encoded by the coding sequence ATGACTTGGGATTGTTTGCAGATCAAGGCGCCGGGAAAGCTGTTTATTGCCGGCGAATACGCCGTGCTGGAACCTTATCAATCTTCGGTAGTAATTGCCGTGGATCGCTACATTTTGGCGAAGATCGAAAAAAATGAGGAAAACAGTATAGCGCTGCCGGATTTGGGTGTGGGCCAAACAGCGTGGCGATACGCCGACGGAACCGCGGTATTTTCGCCAAGCGATGAGCGTTTTCGTTTTGTCGGCAGCGCGATTGAAACATCGCTTCGTTATTTGCAGGAGCATCAGATCAATCTGAAAACCTTTCGTTTGACGATCACAAGCGAGCTTGATGATCCGTCCGGCCGCAAGTATGGCCTGGGGTCGAGCGCGGCGGTTGTAGTAGCGGTCGTATCCGCAATTTTGCATTTTCACGGTTCGGCGGTGAAGCTTTCCAGGAGTCTTCTGTTCAAGTTGGCGGCGATCGCCCATTTGCGCGCACAGGGCAACGGTTCGGGCGCGGATGTGGCGGCGGCGGTATTTGGCGGATGGATCAAGTACGCTTCGTTTCAGGCCGACTGGTTGTTGCGGCGTATTCGGCAAACCGAACATTTGACCACCATCATCGATGAACCGTGGCCTTTTTTGGCTGTGGACGAGCTTTATCCCATACCCGATTTGCATGTATGCGTCGGTTGGACCGGTCAACCGGCAAGCACATCCGGCTTGATCAAACAGGTGCAGGCAATCCGTGAAACAAGCCCGGAAATGTATCAGGAATTTTTGCAAAGCAGCATGACGGCCGTAAAAGAATTGACCGCCGCGTTTGCCAAAAGCGAAGTTGCGCCGGCATTGGCGGGCATTGCCCGAAACCGCGCAGCCTTGAAAAAATTGGGCGATTTGGCTCAGGCAATGATCGAGACGCCCGAATTAACTGAATTATGCCGCCTCGCGGAAAAATATAACGGCGCCGGCAAACCTTCCGGCGCGGGCGGCGGGGATTGCGGCATTGCCCTGATTGCGGGCGAGGCGAATGCGGAACGTTTGCGCGCAGCCTGGCGGCAAGCGGGGATTACCCCGTTGCGGCTGAATGTGGACTTTCAAGGGGTTGCCGTTTCCGAACAATCGGCTTTTGGCATGAAATTGGTGTAA
- the mvk gene encoding mevalonate kinase → GKPEYGLSIRIASSIPPERGMGSSAAVAVALVRSLFAFYGRKADPAELLALAHIAETFAHGTPSGIDAAAVSADCPLWFCKGEKPQTLPLGAALHLVIADSGRKSDTRSAVQAVKERLRQAREETKEHVNRLETMAVEARSVLSRGDCARLGELLDSAQDALNALGVSDDGLNRLVNAARDAGALGAKLTGGGRGGCMLALAPDGAHAARVSRALKRAGASNTWYFELGERVEK, encoded by the coding sequence TGGGAAAACCGGAGTACGGTTTGTCCATCCGGATCGCTTCGTCCATTCCGCCGGAGAGGGGAATGGGTTCAAGCGCGGCCGTCGCGGTGGCATTGGTGCGCAGCCTGTTTGCTTTTTACGGGCGCAAAGCGGATCCTGCCGAATTGTTGGCTTTGGCGCATATTGCGGAAACCTTTGCGCATGGAACGCCAAGCGGAATCGACGCGGCGGCCGTTTCTGCGGATTGCCCGCTGTGGTTTTGCAAAGGGGAGAAGCCGCAAACGCTGCCGCTCGGCGCGGCCCTGCATTTGGTTATAGCGGATTCCGGCCGCAAGAGCGACACGCGATCCGCCGTTCAGGCAGTGAAAGAACGTTTGCGGCAAGCGCGGGAGGAAACAAAAGAGCATGTCAATCGCCTGGAAACAATGGCCGTAGAAGCAAGATCTGTGCTGTCCCGCGGAGATTGCGCCCGCTTGGGCGAACTGCTGGATTCGGCCCAAGATGCGCTTAATGCGCTCGGCGTTAGCGACGATGGGCTCAATCGGCTGGTAAACGCTGCGCGCGACGCGGGCGCTTTGGGAGCAAAACTTACAGGCGGCGGGCGCGGCGGTTGTATGTTGGCGCTGGCGCCGGACGGCGCGCATGCGGCCCGCGTATCGCGGGCGCTTAAGCGAGCGGGCGCGTCCAACACCTGGTATTTCGAGTTGGGTGAGAGGGTTGAAAAATGA
- the ribE gene encoding 6,7-dimethyl-8-ribityllumazine synthase produces the protein MAVYEGQLVSKNLKYGIVVGRFNEFISGKLLSGALDALKRHGVTDDEIDIAWVPGSFEIPLIARKMADSKKYDAIITLGAVIRGATAHFDYVAGETAKGVAQVAMATGVPVIFGVLTTETIEQAIERAGTKAGNKGWEAAVSAIEMANLTKHFAP, from the coding sequence ATGGCGGTTTACGAAGGACAGTTGGTTTCGAAAAATTTGAAGTACGGCATTGTGGTCGGGCGGTTCAACGAGTTTATTTCCGGCAAGCTGCTTTCCGGAGCGTTGGATGCGCTGAAGCGCCACGGCGTGACCGACGATGAAATCGACATCGCGTGGGTGCCGGGATCGTTTGAAATTCCGTTGATCGCGAGAAAAATGGCCGACAGCAAAAAATATGACGCGATTATCACATTGGGGGCGGTCATTCGCGGAGCGACGGCGCATTTTGATTATGTCGCCGGCGAAACGGCAAAAGGCGTCGCCCAGGTTGCCATGGCCACCGGTGTGCCGGTGATTTTCGGCGTGCTGACGACGGAGACGATCGAACAAGCAATCGAACGCGCGGGCACCAAAGCCGGCAATAAAGGTTGGGAAGCCGCCGTTTCGGCGATTGAAATGGCCAACTTGACCAAGCATTTTGCGCCGTAA
- the ribE gene encoding riboflavin synthase produces the protein MFTGIIEEMGTLKAIQRQGDTLYITVAANSVLHDLHMGDSIAVNGVCLTVVSFDAHAFSADVMPETFRRTNLANLRPKDRVNLERALSPNGRFGGHIVQGHIDGVGVITEKQAVGNAVMFTIVPQDAALMKHIVAKGSIAIDGISLTVVFADDEKFGVSIIPHTLAHTVLQDKGKGATVNIETDILGKYIERLLHFSSAKSAESGGLSLEFLVEHGFA, from the coding sequence ATGTTTACCGGAATAATTGAAGAAATGGGCACGTTAAAAGCAATTCAACGGCAAGGGGATACGCTTTATATCACCGTTGCCGCAAACAGCGTTTTGCATGATCTGCACATGGGCGACAGCATCGCGGTAAACGGCGTTTGCCTTACGGTCGTATCGTTCGATGCGCATGCGTTCAGCGCGGATGTGATGCCGGAAACGTTTCGCCGCACGAACCTGGCAAACTTGCGCCCGAAAGACCGGGTCAATTTGGAGCGGGCGCTATCGCCAAACGGCAGATTTGGCGGCCATATCGTGCAGGGGCATATCGACGGTGTGGGCGTGATCACGGAAAAACAGGCGGTTGGAAATGCGGTCATGTTCACTATCGTGCCGCAAGACGCCGCTCTTATGAAACATATCGTCGCAAAGGGCTCCATCGCGATTGACGGAATCAGTCTGACCGTCGTGTTCGCCGATGATGAAAAGTTTGGCGTTTCCATCATCCCGCATACGCTCGCCCATACGGTGTTGCAGGATAAAGGCAAAGGCGCCACGGTGAACATTGAAACGGACATTTTGGGAAAATACATCGAGCGGCTGCTGCACTTTTCGTCCGCCAAATCCGCCGAATCCGGCGGTCTCAGTTTGGAATTTCTCGTTGAGCACGGTTTTGCCTGA
- a CDS encoding bifunctional 3,4-dihydroxy-2-butanone-4-phosphate synthase/GTP cyclohydrolase II, which translates to MEEKMKLDPIEEAIYDLMLGKVVIVVDDEDRENEGDFIALADKATPEVINFMITEGRGLVCVPITQERAEQLELPPMVANNTEYYGTAFTISVDHKDTTTGISAYERARTIQALIDPAAKAQDFRRPGHIFPLIAKKGGVLRRTGHTEAAVDLAKMCGATPAAVICEIIKADGTMARLPDLVKIAKKYELKLISIHDLIHYRNEKEKLVKREVEVKLPTDYGTFTAIAYSNDVDRKEHVALVKGKIDETQPVLVRMHSECLTGDVFHSHRCDCGPQLHAALRQISEAGAGVLVYLRQEGRGIGLVNKLRAYRLQEQGLDTVDANIKLGFKPDLRDYGIGAQILKDIGVRKIRLLTNNPRKIIGLGGYGLEVVERVPIQVKENEDNESYLRTKKLKMGHLLDFHEGLK; encoded by the coding sequence ATGGAAGAGAAAATGAAACTGGACCCGATTGAAGAAGCCATTTACGACCTGATGCTGGGCAAAGTCGTGATTGTGGTCGACGATGAGGATCGGGAGAACGAGGGAGATTTTATCGCTTTGGCGGATAAAGCGACGCCGGAAGTGATCAATTTCATGATCACCGAAGGAAGGGGCCTCGTCTGCGTGCCGATCACGCAGGAGCGGGCGGAACAATTGGAATTGCCGCCAATGGTGGCGAACAATACGGAATATTACGGTACAGCCTTTACCATTTCGGTCGACCATAAGGACACGACCACCGGAATTTCCGCGTACGAGCGCGCCAGAACGATTCAAGCGCTGATCGATCCTGCCGCCAAGGCGCAGGATTTCCGGCGGCCGGGGCATATTTTTCCGCTGATCGCCAAAAAAGGCGGCGTGCTGCGCCGCACCGGACATACGGAAGCCGCCGTCGATTTGGCGAAAATGTGCGGGGCGACGCCCGCCGCCGTCATTTGCGAAATCATTAAAGCCGACGGGACGATGGCAAGACTGCCGGATTTGGTGAAAATCGCCAAAAAATATGAATTAAAGCTGATTTCCATTCACGATTTAATTCACTATCGCAATGAAAAAGAAAAGCTGGTCAAACGCGAAGTGGAGGTCAAACTGCCGACGGATTACGGCACATTTACGGCGATCGCCTACTCCAATGATGTCGACCGTAAAGAACATGTGGCCCTGGTCAAAGGCAAGATTGACGAAACGCAGCCGGTGCTTGTCAGGATGCACTCGGAATGCCTGACAGGGGATGTGTTTCACTCCCACCGTTGCGATTGCGGCCCGCAGTTGCACGCCGCCTTGCGGCAAATCAGCGAAGCGGGCGCCGGCGTGCTTGTCTACTTGCGGCAGGAAGGCCGGGGCATCGGGCTTGTGAACAAATTGCGCGCCTACCGGCTGCAGGAGCAGGGATTGGATACGGTCGACGCGAATATTAAACTTGGGTTTAAACCCGATTTGCGCGATTATGGAATCGGTGCGCAAATATTGAAGGATATCGGCGTCAGGAAAATTCGCCTGCTGACAAACAACCCCCGGAAAATCATCGGTCTGGGCGGTTACGGCCTCGAGGTTGTCGAACGGGTCCCGATTCAGGTGAAGGAAAATGAAGACAACGAGTCATACTTGCGCACGAAAAAGCTAAAAATGGGCCATCTGCTTGATTTTCACGAAGGGCTAAAGTAA
- a CDS encoding peptidylprolyl isomerase encodes MKKGSITLENGGKVLIEFFAEHAPNTVANFEKLANSGFYNGLTFHRVIPGFVAQGGCPRGNGTGGPGYTIKCETAGNPHKHERGAIAMAHAGKDTGGSQFYIAYDAFPHLDGVHTVFGKVTAGMEHVDGIKQGDKMTEVKVWEE; translated from the coding sequence ATGAAAAAAGGAAGCATCACGCTGGAAAACGGCGGCAAAGTATTGATTGAATTTTTTGCGGAACATGCGCCGAATACGGTGGCGAACTTTGAAAAACTCGCCAATTCCGGTTTTTATAACGGCTTGACTTTTCACCGCGTGATTCCCGGTTTTGTCGCGCAAGGCGGCTGCCCGCGCGGCAACGGCACCGGCGGCCCGGGCTACACCATTAAATGCGAAACGGCGGGAAATCCGCATAAACATGAGCGCGGCGCAATTGCCATGGCGCATGCGGGCAAGGATACGGGCGGCAGCCAATTTTACATTGCATATGACGCTTTTCCGCATCTGGATGGCGTTCATACCGTATTCGGCAAAGTAACTGCGGGAATGGAACATGTTGACGGCATTAAACAAGGCGATAAAATGACGGAAGTAAAAGTTTGGGAAGAATAA
- the lysA gene encoding diaminopimelate decarboxylase, which translates to MYLHGTSKINRLGHLEIGGCDTTQLVAEFGTPLYVMDEALIRKRAAEFKAAFAASGLKFQVAYASKTFCVKAMCRLADEEGLSLDVVSDGELYTALQAGFPAERIHFHGNNKTPAEIEMALEARIGCFVVDNFTELHLLNRMAAERGQNVNVLFRITPGVEAHTHEFISTGQTDSKFGFDLASGAALQAVKEALALPALRVLGVHSHIGSQIFETEGFRLAAEKVAGFAAQVRDELNAVFTVINLGGGFGIRYTEADAPLPIAQYVEAITDAIKTSFTAHHYPLPEIWVEPGRSMVGEAGTTLYTVGTFKEIPGVRKYLAVDGGMSDNPRPALYGAKYEGMLANRANDPVEETVSVAGKACESGDMLIWDLPLPKAASGDILAVSCTGAYNYAMASNYNRIRRPAVVFVKDGHADLVVKRESHADLTANDVIPERMKKALSNSR; encoded by the coding sequence ATGTATTTGCACGGCACCAGCAAAATCAACCGATTGGGCCATTTGGAGATCGGCGGGTGCGATACCACACAACTGGTTGCGGAATTCGGCACGCCTTTATATGTCATGGATGAGGCGTTGATTCGCAAGCGTGCGGCGGAATTCAAAGCGGCTTTTGCCGCATCCGGACTGAAATTTCAGGTCGCTTACGCCAGCAAAACATTTTGCGTTAAAGCCATGTGCCGTTTGGCGGACGAAGAGGGCTTGTCCCTTGACGTTGTTTCCGACGGCGAATTGTATACGGCGCTGCAAGCCGGTTTTCCCGCGGAGCGCATTCATTTCCACGGAAATAATAAAACGCCCGCCGAGATCGAAATGGCGCTTGAAGCCAGGATCGGCTGTTTTGTCGTCGATAATTTCACGGAACTGCATTTGCTAAACCGGATGGCTGCGGAAAGGGGACAAAACGTCAACGTCTTGTTCCGCATTACGCCAGGGGTTGAGGCTCATACGCACGAGTTTATCTCAACCGGTCAAACCGACTCGAAGTTCGGCTTCGACCTTGCGAGCGGCGCCGCCCTGCAGGCGGTAAAAGAAGCGTTGGCATTGCCCGCGCTGCGGGTGCTTGGCGTTCATTCCCATATCGGTTCGCAAATTTTCGAAACGGAAGGATTCAGATTGGCCGCGGAAAAAGTTGCCGGATTTGCCGCCCAGGTTCGCGATGAATTAAATGCGGTGTTCACCGTTATCAATTTGGGCGGCGGGTTTGGCATACGGTACACGGAAGCGGATGCGCCGCTGCCGATCGCCCAATATGTGGAAGCAATTACCGATGCGATCAAAACGAGTTTTACGGCACACCACTATCCCTTGCCGGAAATTTGGGTCGAACCCGGCCGCAGCATGGTCGGCGAGGCGGGCACGACGTTGTACACAGTGGGAACGTTCAAGGAAATTCCGGGAGTGCGCAAGTATTTGGCGGTCGACGGCGGCATGTCCGACAATCCGCGCCCCGCGCTGTATGGCGCAAAGTATGAAGGCATGCTCGCCAACCGCGCCAACGATCCGGTTGAGGAAACGGTATCGGTCGCGGGAAAGGCATGTGAAAGCGGCGATATGCTGATTTGGGATTTGCCGCTGCCGAAAGCGGCAAGCGGCGATATATTGGCGGTATCCTGCACCGGCGCGTACAATTATGCGATGGCCAGCAACTATAACCGTATTCGCCGGCCGGCGGTCGTTTTCGTGAAGGACGGACATGCCGATCTGGTTGTCAAGCGGGAATCGCACGCTGATTTAACGGCCAATGATGTGATACCGGAGCGCATGAAGAAAGCATTGAGCAACTCGCGCTAG
- the mvaD gene encoding diphosphomevalonate decarboxylase — protein MKATARAHTNIALVKYWGKRDDALVLPCNNSISLTLDAFYTTTSVEFCDHLNDDVILLNGLIVDEREQHKISRFLDIVRSAAGTSVHAVVKSVNHVPTAAGFASSASGFAALAAAAMKALDLPLDEQAMSLMARRGSGSACRSVYGGFVEWLKGERKDGSDSYAVPLAAQDYWDLRVMAVTLSAGVKEVSSREGMKRTVDTSPFYNGWLQSVEHDLRNVRQAIAERDFAMLGRTAEANALKMHASMFAANPPIIYWHSATVDVIRRVKELRTAGIPAYFTIDAGPNVKVLCEPKDEIAVRSALLSVPDVLAVTVCRPGPGVTFLQGA, from the coding sequence ATGAAAGCTACGGCACGTGCCCACACAAATATTGCCCTGGTCAAATATTGGGGCAAACGCGATGATGCGTTGGTTTTGCCATGCAACAACAGCATTTCCCTGACGTTGGACGCGTTTTATACGACAACTTCAGTGGAATTTTGCGACCATTTGAACGATGATGTGATTTTACTGAACGGCCTGATTGTCGACGAGCGGGAGCAGCATAAAATTTCCCGCTTTCTGGATATTGTGCGATCCGCTGCGGGGACAAGCGTGCACGCGGTCGTGAAATCCGTCAATCATGTGCCGACCGCCGCGGGGTTTGCTTCTTCCGCGTCGGGATTTGCGGCGCTTGCCGCCGCGGCGATGAAAGCTTTGGATTTGCCATTGGATGAGCAGGCAATGTCCCTTATGGCGCGGCGGGGCTCCGGTTCCGCATGCCGCTCTGTTTACGGCGGGTTTGTTGAATGGCTGAAAGGAGAGCGTAAAGACGGTTCGGATTCTTATGCTGTTCCCCTGGCGGCGCAAGATTATTGGGATTTGCGCGTCATGGCGGTCACGCTGTCTGCCGGGGTGAAAGAGGTATCCAGCCGGGAAGGCATGAAACGGACGGTGGATACGTCGCCTTTTTACAATGGTTGGTTGCAATCGGTAGAGCATGATTTGCGCAACGTAAGGCAGGCCATAGCGGAGCGCGATTTTGCCATGCTTGGCCGGACGGCGGAGGCAAATGCGCTGAAAATGCATGCGTCGATGTTTGCGGCGAATCCGCCGATTATTTATTGGCATAGCGCCACCGTGGATGTGATCAGGCGGGTTAAGGAATTGCGCACAGCCGGCATTCCCGCATACTTTACGATCGATGCCGGTCCAAACGTGAAAGTTTTATGCGAACCCAAAGACGAAATCGCGGTACGTTCAGCTTTATTATCGGTCCCGGATGTGCTGGCGGTGACGGTGTGCCGTCCGGGACCGGGAGTGACATTTTTACAGGGAGCTTGA
- the ribD gene encoding bifunctional diaminohydroxyphosphoribosylaminopyrimidine deaminase/5-amino-6-(5-phosphoribosylamino)uracil reductase RibD produces MLQFLDDEEYMRLALKMAEQCQGQTGINPAVGCVLVKDGRIVGLGAHLERGGPHAEINALNMAGEKAAGSTVYVTLEPCSHFGKTPPCGERLIREKVKRVVIARLDPNPLVSGKGIALLQKAGVEVKTGVLEQEAKYLNEAFEKYIRTKKPFVTLKTASTLDGKIASSTGDSKWISGEQAREYVHVLRHKHQAVMVGINTVIADNPRLSTRLTVPGLQPIRIVVDSALKIPETAAVICERIARTIIVTTSLAPAEKMERLKAMGAEFVVCGAGPHVDLPLAMERLGEMEIGSILLEGGGKLNGSMLAQGLVDKMVLFFAPKLIGGAQSPPNFVFPGFARMDEAIRLKNMRVETIGEDICITGYPALPGERRNKRDERQVRDERREAADVYRNN; encoded by the coding sequence ATGCTGCAGTTTCTTGATGATGAGGAATATATGCGGCTGGCGCTAAAGATGGCGGAGCAATGTCAAGGACAAACGGGGATCAATCCGGCCGTCGGATGCGTGTTGGTCAAGGACGGGCGAATCGTTGGCCTGGGCGCTCATTTGGAGCGGGGCGGCCCGCATGCGGAAATTAACGCGCTCAATATGGCCGGGGAAAAGGCGGCGGGAAGCACGGTATACGTCACCCTGGAACCGTGCAGCCACTTCGGCAAAACGCCGCCATGCGGCGAACGGCTAATACGGGAAAAGGTGAAGCGCGTTGTTATTGCCCGGCTGGACCCGAATCCGCTTGTTTCCGGGAAAGGTATCGCCTTGTTGCAAAAAGCGGGCGTGGAAGTAAAGACGGGCGTTTTGGAACAGGAAGCGAAATATTTGAACGAGGCGTTTGAAAAATATATTCGCACCAAAAAGCCGTTCGTCACGTTAAAGACCGCCAGCACATTGGACGGCAAAATTGCCAGTTCTACGGGAGACAGCAAATGGATCAGCGGAGAACAAGCGCGCGAATATGTCCATGTGCTGCGGCATAAACATCAGGCGGTGATGGTCGGCATCAATACGGTTATTGCCGATAATCCGCGGCTTTCGACCCGGTTAACGGTGCCGGGATTGCAACCGATCCGGATTGTGGTCGATTCGGCCTTGAAAATTCCGGAAACGGCGGCGGTAATTTGCGAGCGAATCGCGAGGACGATTATTGTGACGACTTCGCTGGCCCCTGCGGAGAAGATGGAACGCTTAAAAGCGATGGGCGCCGAATTTGTCGTTTGCGGTGCGGGGCCGCACGTGGATTTGCCGCTCGCCATGGAACGGCTTGGCGAAATGGAGATTGGCTCGATCCTTTTGGAGGGCGGCGGCAAACTGAACGGATCGATGCTTGCGCAAGGTCTGGTCGATAAAATGGTGCTTTTTTTCGCGCCGAAACTGATTGGCGGCGCGCAATCTCCGCCGAATTTCGTTTTTCCCGGATTTGCCCGAATGGACGAGGCAATTCGCCTGAAAAACATGAGAGTCGAAACGATTGGCGAAGATATTTGCATCACGGGTTATCCCGCGCTTCCGGGCGAACGGCGTAATAAGCGGGATGAGCGGCAGGTGCGGGATGAAAGGAGGGAAGCGGCCGATGTTTACCGGAATAATTGA